GCTTTTAAAGTTATTTCTACAATAGTTTTTGTAGATGTTGGCACAGATATTTCATCATAAGCTATTTTTAGATATTCATTATTTTTAGCCCATTGTAAAAGTTTATATATAAAATTTTGTTTTCCTTCTCCATATACCCAGCTTGTCCTAAATATTAAAAATTTTTCATAGCTTGATTCTAAAATCCATTTTTCTCCTGTAAGTTTGCTTTTTCCATACTCATTTAGTGGATTTGTTTCATCTTCTTCTGTATATAAGCCATTTTCTTTTGTTCCATCAAATACATAATCTGTTGAATAAGTAATTAAAAAAGCATTTTGCTTTTCTGATGCTAAAAGTAGATTTTTTACTCCTAATGCATTTGTTTTATATGCATCAAAAAAATTCTTTTCTGCTAAATCTACTAAATTATAAGCGGCACAGTTTAAAATTATATCTGGTTTATAATCATCTACTACTTGTAAAACTTTATTTAAATCTGATATATCGCATTCTTTATGATTAAATGCTTTAAAATTTTCTTTTTTATTTTCTAATTTCTTAATAAACTCTCTTGATAATTGTCCATCTTTACCTAATATAAGATACTTCATCTTTTTCCTCTTATAAAATTTTATCTACATCTATATTTAATATTCCACCATACATTTTTAATTCCTCAATAATATTGAACCATTTTTCTAACTCTTTATACCAATTCAAAGTGATTGTTTCTGTTGTCTTATCTACTTCTCCTTTTTCTAATTTTGATACAATCTCTTTAACTCCTGATTCAGCATTCCATTTTGGTTCCCAACCTAATATTTTTTTTATTTTTTTAAATGAAACTCTATAACTTCTATGATCCGGATCTCCATACCATTCTATTTCTACTTTTTTTCCTGTTTCGTTTTCTACAGTTTTTGCAACTATTTCACCAAGTTTTCCTATCTGATAATTTAAATCATCACCACCAACATTAAATATTTGGCCATTTATCTTTTCTTTATCTGCTGTTAAAAGCAGTATCATTACATCAGTAGTATCTTGAACATGAACCATAGGTCTATATTGACTTCCATCTCTCATTAATGGTAACTTACCAGTTTTCCATGCCCCATAAGTCATACCGTTTATTGCAAGATCAAATCTCATTCTTGGACTATATCCAAAAACAGTTGACTGTCTCATAACAGTTACTACAAAATTATCATCTGCTAAAGGTAATATATTTTGTTCTGCTTTTTCATTTGCTTTTGCATAAGTTGTTAATGGATTTGTAGGTGATGTTTCATCTACTATATCTTCTTGAAAACCATATATGCTACAGCTTGAAGGAAGAATATATCTTTTTACTCCATATTTTTTTGATAACTTTGCTGTTCTTACTCTTGATTCATAATTTATCTGCAATGTTGCTTCATTAAAAAGTTCTCCTGAAGGGTCATTTGATATTGCCACTAAATCTATAACATAATCAACATCTTTAAATAAATCCTCATTTAATTTTCTCGTATCTTCTTTTATTATTTCTAAATTTTCATTCTTAGGTAATTTTTCTTTACCAAAAAAGTATCTATCTATAGCCTTAACTTTATATCCTTTTTTTAATAACTTTGGTACAAGTACTGTTCCTATATAACCTCCAGCACCTGTTACTAAAACTGTTTCCATTTATTTAAACCTCCTTTTGATATTAAAAGTTTATTTCATTTAAAATATCTTTTAAAAATGGTGCATTTGCATCTTTTTCAGATAAAATAGGATTAGATACAGGCCATGAGATATTTAAATCTGGATCATTCCATCTTATTGATCTATCATGTTCAGGCGAATAATATTCATCAACCTTATATAAAATTTCTGTATTTGGAACAAGTGTCAAAATAGCATGTGCAAAACCTTTTGGAACTACAATCTGTCTTTTATTATCTGCGGTTAATATGGCACTTATCCATTTACCAAAGGTAGGACTACCTTTCCTAATATCTACTACTACATCATATATAGCTCCTTTTAAACATCTAACAATTTTTGTTTGTGCTTTAGGATTTAATTGAAAATGAAGACCTCTTAATACTCCTGCTTCTATACTTAAAGAATGATTATCCTGAACTAATTCATAGTGTAATCCAATCTCTTCAAAGTCTTTTTTATTATAACTTTCCATAAAAAATCCTCTATGATCTTTAAAAACAGTTGGTTCTAAGATATAAACTCCTTTTAATTTTGTTTCTAATTTTTTAAATTTTCCCATAGAATCCTCCTAATTTATATAATTTTGAACAATCCATTTAGTAAATGGATAACTTGCAGTAAAAGCTGGCGAAACGGCATTTAATATATGAACGGAATATTTATCACCTTCAACTACAAAATCTTGGACAAGCTCTTTTGTTTTAATATTTAAAAGCTGCGCTCTAATTCCAGGTTTTCCCCATTTGGTAAATTTACTTTTATCTATTTTTTTCACTAAACTAATAGCTTGATCAATTAAATAGTTTTTATTGTATTTTTTTATTTCTTCTAATGCTAAACTTCTAAATCCAAAAGCATTTGTTAAAAAAAGTTTTGTTTCCCAAGTAATAATCTGTAAAAACTCATTTAATTTAAATCTATCTAAACCTTTATAATTTTCTCTCCAAAAAGCAGGAATTGCTGTTGGACCAATTTTGATTGTTCCATCAACTTTGATAGTATAATGAACTCCTAAAAAAGGATTCTTTATATTTGGAACAGGATATATATTTGTTTTTATTGGTTTATCATTACCAGTATATTCTAAATACACTCCTTTAAAAGGTATAATTATGTAATCTTTAGAAAATCCAAAATCTTTTGCTATGCTATCTGCATAAAGACCCGATGCATTGATTAATTTTTCATATTTAAAAATAAAGTTTCCTGCTTTTATACTTTTTTCATCAATTCTATACTTGTATGAAGTATTAAAATAAAAATCTACTCCTTCTTTCTCTAAATTATATTTAAGATTAGATAATATTTCTTTTGGATCAATTGTTGCCGTTAATGGTGACCATAAAGCTTTTTTAAATGTTTTTGCATTTGGTTCATAATTACTTAATTCTTTTTCATTTATAACTTCAAGAGGCACACCATTTTTATCACCTCTATTTTTTAATTCATACAAAGTTTCAAGTTCCCCTTCATTTTTACAAACAACCACTTTTCCACATTTATTAATTTTTAGCTTATTTTTTTCACAATAGTTTCGCCAATATAAACAACCTTCTTTAGTAAATTTAGCTTTTAAAGAATCAGCAGTATAATAAAATCCAGCATGTAAAACACCACTATTTCTACCACTACTATGAAACCCTATTTCAGATTCTTTTTCTATTATTGCTATTTTACTATCAGAATATTTTTGCTTTAAATTTTTTGCTATAGTCAAACCTATTATTCCTGCTCCAATAATTATAAAGTCATAACTTTTTTCTTTATTCATTAGCTAAACCTACTAAGTATTGTCCATAGCCAGTTTTCTTTAAAGGCTCTGCAAGTTTTAAAAGCTCTTCCTTAGATATCCAACCATTTCTATAAGCTATCTCCTCTATACAGCCAACCATTAAACCTGTTTTGTTTTCAATAGTTTCTATAAACTCACCTGCTTCTAAAAAGCTATCATGGGTTCCTGCATCAAACCAAGCAAAACCTCTACCAAGAAGTTTAACCTTTAATTTATTTTGTCTTAGATATTCTTCATTAACTGATGTTATTTCAAGTTCTCCTCTATCTGATGGTTTTATATTTTTAGCTATCTGCACTGCTTTATTATCATAAAAGTACATTCCAACAACTGCATAATTTGATTTTGGATTTTTTGGTTTTTCTTCAAGAGATAAAACATTTCCTTTTTCATCAAATTCTACAATCCCAAATCTTTCTGGATCTTTTACATAGTATCCAAAAACATACGCACCACCATTTTTTTCTATTTCTTCTTTTGCTTCTTTCATTATTTTTACAATATCATGGCCAAAAAAGATATTATCTCCAAGCATATAACAGATATTATCATTTCCTATAAAATCTTCTGCAAGAATTAAACCTTCAGCAAGGCCATTAGGTTTTTCTTGGATTTTATAATCTATATTCATTCCAAGATGAGAACCATCTTTAAAAAGTTTTTTAAAATTTTCTAAATCTTCAGGATTTATAATAAATAAAACATCTTTTATACCAAGGAGCATAACTAAGGATAAAGGATAATAAATCATCGGTTTGTTATATATAGGTAAAAAATGCTTATTAGTTGCTATTGTAACAGGATATAATCTTGTTCCACTTCCACCTGCAAGTATTACTGCTTTCATAAAACCTCCATTTATAGTTATTTTAATAATTTTTCAAAAGCTTTTACATAAATTCTACTATTGGCTTTTGTAATATTTTTAATTGGATCAAAAAATAGGATTTCTACTTCGCAAAATCTTTCAATAACTTTATATATCTCTTTTCTTTTAAGTTCATCTTTTTCATCTAAGATATAATATCCTTTATCTACTATATTCTTAGCAATTTCTAAAAAAATGTTATATTCCTTATCAGTTAAATTCTTATTTCTTTCAAAAAGAATCTCATTTTTTGCAATTTCAGCCATTTCTTCTAACTGCTCTTTTAATGAAGGATACATATTCCTAAAATCTATTAATTTTTTAATATAAGCAACACTACCACCAAGATAATCATAAATTAATTTTATATCTTCTTTAGTAAATCCTAAATCTTTGCTTAAAAGCCATTCTTCTATATCTTTATATCCTAAATGATCTACCAATTTAAAATCACTTGTTGCTTTCATTTTCGCAGTGTTATATATCTGATTTTGAAATATAGTATTACTTGTTGATATAACTACATGTGATAAATGGGTTTCCTTTGTTAATCTAACACAAAAATTTAAAAACTCATTTAGTAATTCTCTTTCTCCGTTTATGTATATATCTTGTAGTGTTTGGATTTCGTCAATAATAAATATGTTTTTCTTACCTGTTTTTTGAAATTCCTCTAAAAGATAATTAAATAGATTTTTTTTTCTTTTCTTTATCTTTTTTAAAGTTTTTGCTTCTAATTTAAATACATTAAATAAATTGTAATTTCTATTTAATTCTGTTTGTGTTTCTTCTTCATCTTTTTCTTCTAATATCGCATCTAAAAAAGTATCATAGCTATATACTAATATACCTCTAAAATTTATATATCTTATGTAATATTCGCTGTTTTTTGCTAATATCTCTTCTATAATATACTCAATTAAGGTAGTCTTACCTGAACTTTTTGGTCCATAAACCCACAATACTCTTTCAGGTTTTTGTTTAAAATAACTCAGAAAAAAATCTATCTCTTTTTCCCTATTTATAAAATCTACTCCTCTAAACTGTTTAATTAGCATTTCCCTGCCTTCATTAACAATATTTATATTTTTTTACATAATCTTCTATCTTGTTTATAATCTCAATAAGCTCTTTACTTTTCTCTATGATTTCCTTAACTTTTTCCTTAAAATTTTCTTCTATGTATTCATGTGCAAGCTCATTTCTTAAATCTTTCATTTCTATTAATATATTAAAATCTTTTACAAATCCCCTTTTTTCTGCTCTTATTATAATATCTAACTTTCTTGATATATCTTCAAATTCTAAATAATCTAAACTTCTTAACAGTTTATTAATTAAAATATCAATACTTCTTGAATATCTACTTGCTAAAACTTCCATAGTTCCAAGCTGTTCTTCATTAACATTTTTAATATCTTTAATCTGTTTAGTTTTTTCTAATGATTTTTTAAACCAGTGTATATTTTTCTTTAATAATCTAAAGTTTTCACAAAAGAGCTTTCTTCTTTCTTCTAAATTCAAAGTTTTACTCCATATTTATATGACAATTCAGTAAAAACACTTTTTGATGGGTTAGGAGTTATTATTAAATCTATTTTTCTATCTCCAAATAACTTTAAAAGTTCAACTCTGATTTTTCTTCTTTTTTTATAATCAATTTTATCAGATATTACAAGAATATCAATATCTCCACCTTTTTTATTTGTATCTGTTCTACTTCCAAATAGAATAATTTCTGCTTTTGGATCAAAAGACAAAATAATGGATTTTATTTTTAAAATTTCATCTTTGGTCAATCTAATATTTTTATCTTTTGAAATTTCCATAATATTAAAATTCCTAAAAATGCATTTTATGATTTAAATGGATTTACAATTTTTAACTTATCTTCTACTAATTGTCCATCTTGCATATCTTCAGAATAACAAATTGAACAATTATTTTCTAAAGCAGATGCTAAAATTAGACTATCCCAATAAGAGTATTTGTATTTTCTTTTTATATTCATTGCTAATTTTATACTTTCTTTAGTAATTACTTTAAAATCAAATATATTCAGAAACTCTTCAGCATATTTAAATGTATCTTCCATAGGCAAGATATTCTTTTTAATGCAAACATTTATAAACTCATTAATTACTTGAGAACTAATTATGATATTATCTATTTTTTCTATTAAAAGTTTTCTTGCTATATCTCCTTTTATAGAATTTTTCGTAATTTAATAGATTAAAATATTAGAATCTATGAAAACTTTCTCTATCATGAATCTCTTCCCTATTAAATTTATAATTTTCAGGTAAAACACCTTCAATATTTTCAAATAGTTTTATTAATTTTATCTTTTTTTCTTCTTTTTTATATTTATCTATTAAATACTCATAAAAATCTATTAAGCTTTTTCTTGCTTCTTCTGAAAGTTTTTCAAGGTCTATTTTATATTCTTCTGTTTTCATAGTTAACTCCTTACTCAGTTTTAGCTTCATTTAATTTATTTCTATTTTTTATACCTTCCAGCCATTCTAAAAAGAATGCTAAAAATATTCCAAGTATTAAAGATGTTATCCCTGCAACTGCTACCATCAATTTTTTCTTTGGTTTTACAGGTTTATCTGGTAATGATGGTGGGTCTATTATTTCTACATATATATTTTCTTTTGCTTCTTGAAGTTTTGCCTGTTCATACATCTTTACAAGGGTTTCATAAACAGTCTGAGCTACTTTTAAATCTCTCATTATATTTGAATACTCTACCATTTTCTCTGGAGCTTGAGAAAGAGAAGGTAAAGCTCCTATATTTGTTTTTTCTTCTATATTTTTAATTTCTTTATCTACTGCTTTTATCTGACTTTTTAATGTTTTAATTCTTGGATTATTTGCAGAAAAAGCTGATTCTAAAGATCTTAGTTGTACAAGTAGTTTCATTTTTTGAGATATAAGATTTGAATATAAATCCATCACTCCTGACAATTGATCCTCTGGAGATAAAATTTTTGTTTTTTTCTGAAACTCAGCAAGTTTATTTTCTAATTTTTTTAGTTTTTCCTCTTGATCTTTAAGCTGTTTTTCTAACTCTATTCTATTAAATTTAGCAACAGTAAGATTTTTTTCATTCATTATTTTATGAAGTTCATCTATGTAAGTATTTGCTATTTTCTGTGCAAGCTTTGGATCTTTATAATCAACATTTATATTTATTACACCTGTTTTTTTATCTTCTGAAATAGATACCATATCATCTAAGGTTTCCACTGCTACATTCATTGGATTTCTATCTTCTGGAATTTCATCTTCTAATAAAACTGGAATTAGATTTAACTTTTTTATTACTCTTTCTTTTATATCTCTACTATTTAATATAGCTACTATCTTTGCACTATCTTCTCCACCGCCTACAGAAACACCTGCCATTGCTGCAAGACCTGCCAAATTGCCAAGTGGAGAAGATTCACTTGATATTGGCATTATTGCACTTTCTGAACGATATATTGGAGTCATTATAAAACTGAATATTCCTGTAAGAATGGTTATAGATAAAAAAAGTCCTATGATTAACTTTTTTCTTTTTTTTATAGTTTGCCAAAGCTCATATAAATCTATTTCATCTTCTTCATAACAAGGTTGCTGATAATTTATATTTTTTTCTTCCATTTTTACCTCTTAAAAATTAATACTTGCTGATAGTCCTACAGTTATAAAGGTTTTATTTTTATTCGTTATATCAAACTGAGTAGGTAAAGGATTTTCATCAATATTGTCCTTTTTGTCTATCCTAAAATATGGGGATATTTCTATATTTTTCCTTAACAGGTAAGAAAACTCTACAAATCCATAATATGTTTTTGATTTTATATCGCCTGTTTTAACAGGTTGTTTATAATAGCCAAGTTGTGTTTTTATTCTATAATTTTTCTTAGAATCATAAATATACTTAATTAAAAATGATTCTACATCTCTACCATAAGGATATCCAAGAGAAAATCCTTTATAGGTATAACCTTCATAATTATACCAATGATGTATATATGATCTATAATCTGTTTTAACATATTCAACTCTCAAACTATGATTATTTTTAGAAATTAAAACTCCTGCTTGATATAATGGATCTAATAGCATAAAAATAAAAGGAAATCTACCTACTAATTTCCCTCTATCTTCTTTTTGCCAAATAGCATGAATATCATCTCCAGCTTCTACATAATAAATTTTAAATATATTAAAAGATTTAAAAGGTAAAAATATGGAAATATCATAAGCAGCCCTTGAATCATTATCAAATTTATCTCCTGGTATATTATCTCTTGAAGAAAATATAAGTTCAGGATAATCTGTAAGTTTATAAGAAGGTCTTCCATCTCCTCCATACATAGTTGTTTTGGAACCACCTAATTCTATCCAGTCTGCTGGTTTCCAAACCACTCTTAATCCTAATAATTTTGGATTAGAAAAATCTTTTCTTTTTTCTTGTAGCCATCCGTTTAATATAGTAAATCTCCATTTTCCCCAAAATTTTAAAGGTTGCTCTGTATCAAGCTTTATTAAAGGAAAAGGATAAGTATTGTTTGATAATATCAACCCATATTCTCCCGGTCCCCAGTTGACATTATCTCTTCCAGCTTCTATTGAAAATTTTCCTATTTTGTATTTTATATAACCTCTAAATAAATTTCCTTGTTTTGTATCCTTATTTAAATCTTGTCTAAGTTGGTAATAAGAAACTAAATTTTTACCAAAAGATATATATCCATCTTCATAAAAGAAAGCATTTAAGCCTTTTTTTAAACTTATTCCTGATTGTCCTTCCAGCAAAAGATTATCTGCATTTGTATAATATATTTTTGTAGTTATATTGTTTATTGGTTTTATATACCAACCACCTTTTTCTGATGAAAATATATTACTTATAGGCTTTATAGATAAAATGAGTTTATTAGAATTCTTTGCAGATTCAAGCTTTTCATAAAACTCATAATCATCAACATTTATATTTAAAAGAGGATGAGCATTAGCTATAGAAAAAAAAGCAAATCCAGTAAATACTATCTTCTTCATAAATTATAACCTCTTAGCAAGAACTGCAGTAGATATAGACTGGAATATAATCTGGGTAATATCTCTTAAAAGAGGTCTCCACATTACAGGAATTTTAAGTTCTGTTGGAACAACTATAGTATCTCCTTGCTCTAATTTCATTGAATAAAAATCTTGCTTTATATAAAGTTTATCATCTTGCCATTTTATAAATGAGCTATCAAAATTTCTTTTTGAAACTACTCTTCCATTTGCTTTTATTATATAAATATCATCTTCTTTAGCATTTTCTTTCGCTCCACCAACTTCTTTAAGATAGTCTTCAACTGTAAAATCTTTTCTGTAAGGTAAAGATATTTGATTATAAACATCCCCAAGAACTAGTATATAATTAGGTTTTGCTGGGATATAAATAAAATCCCCATCTTGAAGCTGGATATTATCTTTTGAATATTTCAATTCTTCAAGAGAGTTTGGGATATCAAGAGCAACTCTACCAAGTCCTAATTTTGCTTTTTGTTTTATTATATTTAATAATCTTTTTTGTTTTTCTATATACATTTTTGCAAGTGCTTGTTCTTCAGCAGTTGCTCCAGCCGCTTCTAAACCTTCAGAACTTTTAGATAAACTTTCTTCCATACTGAGAATTGAAGCTTGTAATTGCTCTTGTTGTAGTTTTTTAGCACTTTCTCTTATAAATATTAATGCCTTTGGATATGCATCTTCTGTATAACCACCTGCTTCTAATATAAGATCATATAATCTCATACCTGATTTATACTTATATATTCCTGGTCTATTTACTTCTCCGAGAATAGTTACTGTTTTATCTTTTTCTGTATTTTCTACTTTTTTTATTAAGATAGAATCACCTTCCTTTAAAGTTATATTTTCTTCCTTACTTCCTTTTATTAATAAATCGTATAAATAAACTACTTTCTTTTCTTTTTTAGTAAAGTAAGAATTATCATATTGATCTTTTAAGCCTAAATTTTTATCGATAAAATTTTGATTAT
The Hydrogenothermus marinus DNA segment above includes these coding regions:
- the rfbD gene encoding dTDP-4-dehydrorhamnose reductase, with the translated sequence MKYLILGKDGQLSREFIKKLENKKENFKAFNHKECDISDLNKVLQVVDDYKPDIILNCAAYNLVDLAEKNFFDAYKTNALGVKNLLLASEKQNAFLITYSTDYVFDGTKENGLYTEEDETNPLNEYGKSKLTGEKWILESSYEKFLIFRTSWVYGEGKQNFIYKLLQWAKNNEYLKIAYDEISVPTSTKTIVEITLKAIENRLTGLYHLTNSGYASRYEWAKKVFDIKNINKFIKPVSSEIFNLPAKRPKFSAMSNEKIKYLLNIEIKNWEEELEEVLVL
- a CDS encoding NAD-dependent epimerase/dehydratase family protein, with the translated sequence METVLVTGAGGYIGTVLVPKLLKKGYKVKAIDRYFFGKEKLPKNENLEIIKEDTRKLNEDLFKDVDYVIDLVAISNDPSGELFNEATLQINYESRVRTAKLSKKYGVKRYILPSSCSIYGFQEDIVDETSPTNPLTTYAKANEKAEQNILPLADDNFVVTVMRQSTVFGYSPRMRFDLAINGMTYGAWKTGKLPLMRDGSQYRPMVHVQDTTDVMILLLTADKEKINGQIFNVGGDDLNYQIGKLGEIVAKTVENETGKKVEIEWYGDPDHRSYRVSFKKIKKILGWEPKWNAESGVKEIVSKLEKGEVDKTTETITLNWYKELEKWFNIIEELKMYGGILNIDVDKIL
- the rfbC gene encoding dTDP-4-dehydrorhamnose 3,5-epimerase, with translation MGKFKKLETKLKGVYILEPTVFKDHRGFFMESYNKKDFEEIGLHYELVQDNHSLSIEAGVLRGLHFQLNPKAQTKIVRCLKGAIYDVVVDIRKGSPTFGKWISAILTADNKRQIVVPKGFAHAILTLVPNTEILYKVDEYYSPEHDRSIRWNDPDLNISWPVSNPILSEKDANAPFLKDILNEINF
- the lhgO gene encoding L-2-hydroxyglutarate oxidase, which gives rise to MNKEKSYDFIIIGAGIIGLTIAKNLKQKYSDSKIAIIEKESEIGFHSSGRNSGVLHAGFYYTADSLKAKFTKEGCLYWRNYCEKNKLKINKCGKVVVCKNEGELETLYELKNRGDKNGVPLEVINEKELSNYEPNAKTFKKALWSPLTATIDPKEILSNLKYNLEKEGVDFYFNTSYKYRIDEKSIKAGNFIFKYEKLINASGLYADSIAKDFGFSKDYIIIPFKGVYLEYTGNDKPIKTNIYPVPNIKNPFLGVHYTIKVDGTIKIGPTAIPAFWRENYKGLDRFKLNEFLQIITWETKLFLTNAFGFRSLALEEIKKYNKNYLIDQAISLVKKIDKSKFTKWGKPGIRAQLLNIKTKELVQDFVVEGDKYSVHILNAVSPAFTASYPFTKWIVQNYIN
- the rfbA gene encoding glucose-1-phosphate thymidylyltransferase RfbA, whose amino-acid sequence is MKAVILAGGSGTRLYPVTIATNKHFLPIYNKPMIYYPLSLVMLLGIKDVLFIINPEDLENFKKLFKDGSHLGMNIDYKIQEKPNGLAEGLILAEDFIGNDNICYMLGDNIFFGHDIVKIMKEAKEEIEKNGGAYVFGYYVKDPERFGIVEFDEKGNVLSLEEKPKNPKSNYAVVGMYFYDNKAVQIAKNIKPSDRGELEITSVNEEYLRQNKLKVKLLGRGFAWFDAGTHDSFLEAGEFIETIENKTGLMVGCIEEIAYRNGWISKEELLKLAEPLKKTGYGQYLVGLANE
- a CDS encoding ATP-binding protein, whose translation is MLIKQFRGVDFINREKEIDFFLSYFKQKPERVLWVYGPKSSGKTTLIEYIIEEILAKNSEYYIRYINFRGILVYSYDTFLDAILEEKDEEETQTELNRNYNLFNVFKLEAKTLKKIKKRKKNLFNYLLEEFQKTGKKNIFIIDEIQTLQDIYINGERELLNEFLNFCVRLTKETHLSHVVISTSNTIFQNQIYNTAKMKATSDFKLVDHLGYKDIEEWLLSKDLGFTKEDIKLIYDYLGGSVAYIKKLIDFRNMYPSLKEQLEEMAEIAKNEILFERNKNLTDKEYNIFLEIAKNIVDKGYYILDEKDELKRKEIYKVIERFCEVEILFFDPIKNITKANSRIYVKAFEKLLK
- a CDS encoding nucleotidyltransferase domain-containing protein; its protein translation is MEISKDKNIRLTKDEILKIKSIILSFDPKAEIILFGSRTDTNKKGGDIDILVISDKIDYKKRRKIRVELLKLFGDRKIDLIITPNPSKSVFTELSYKYGVKL
- a CDS encoding PIN domain-containing protein; this encodes MTKNSIKGDIARKLLIEKIDNIIISSQVINEFINVCIKKNILPMEDTFKYAEEFLNIFDFKVITKESIKLAMNIKRKYKYSYWDSLILASALENNCSICYSEDMQDGQLVEDKLKIVNPFKS
- a CDS encoding GumC family protein codes for the protein MEEKNINYQQPCYEEDEIDLYELWQTIKKRKKLIIGLFLSITILTGIFSFIMTPIYRSESAIMPISSESSPLGNLAGLAAMAGVSVGGGEDSAKIVAILNSRDIKERVIKKLNLIPVLLEDEIPEDRNPMNVAVETLDDMVSISEDKKTGVININVDYKDPKLAQKIANTYIDELHKIMNEKNLTVAKFNRIELEKQLKDQEEKLKKLENKLAEFQKKTKILSPEDQLSGVMDLYSNLISQKMKLLVQLRSLESAFSANNPRIKTLKSQIKAVDKEIKNIEEKTNIGALPSLSQAPEKMVEYSNIMRDLKVAQTVYETLVKMYEQAKLQEAKENIYVEIIDPPSLPDKPVKPKKKLMVAVAGITSLILGIFLAFFLEWLEGIKNRNKLNEAKTE
- a CDS encoding capsule assembly Wzi family protein; its protein translation is MKKIVFTGFAFFSIANAHPLLNINVDDYEFYEKLESAKNSNKLILSIKPISNIFSSEKGGWYIKPINNITTKIYYTNADNLLLEGQSGISLKKGLNAFFYEDGYISFGKNLVSYYQLRQDLNKDTKQGNLFRGYIKYKIGKFSIEAGRDNVNWGPGEYGLILSNNTYPFPLIKLDTEQPLKFWGKWRFTILNGWLQEKRKDFSNPKLLGLRVVWKPADWIELGGSKTTMYGGDGRPSYKLTDYPELIFSSRDNIPGDKFDNDSRAAYDISIFLPFKSFNIFKIYYVEAGDDIHAIWQKEDRGKLVGRFPFIFMLLDPLYQAGVLISKNNHSLRVEYVKTDYRSYIHHWYNYEGYTYKGFSLGYPYGRDVESFLIKYIYDSKKNYRIKTQLGYYKQPVKTGDIKSKTYYGFVEFSYLLRKNIEISPYFRIDKKDNIDENPLPTQFDITNKNKTFITVGLSASINF
- a CDS encoding SLBB domain-containing protein, translated to MPYYEGITLLDVLRDVKFKEKPRYLKAVIFRENNNKEGYKEYPTYKNQNLLNKNNLITNSINKRFIAENNQNFIDKNLGLKDQYDNSYFTKKEKKVVYLYDLLIKGSKEENITLKEGDSILIKKVENTEKDKTVTILGEVNRPGIYKYKSGMRLYDLILEAGGYTEDAYPKALIFIRESAKKLQQEQLQASILSMEESLSKSSEGLEAAGATAEEQALAKMYIEKQKRLLNIIKQKAKLGLGRVALDIPNSLEELKYSKDNIQLQDGDFIYIPAKPNYILVLGDVYNQISLPYRKDFTVEDYLKEVGGAKENAKEDDIYIIKANGRVVSKRNFDSSFIKWQDDKLYIKQDFYSMKLEQGDTIVVPTELKIPVMWRPLLRDITQIIFQSISTAVLAKRL